CGCATCAAGCACGTTCTCCTTGATCCAGGCGGCGAAGGTCTCCCGGTCACGGGAAATCTCGTCCCAGCGGATGTAGAAGGCGTTGTTGCGCGGATAATAGCCATGCGCATAGGAGGGGAAGGCACCGCCCGGCACGTGGGCGACCGCGGTCACCGCCCAGCTTGGCAGCACGACGGAATTGGGCGAGGGCGGCGAGAGTTCGTCGACGATCTCCTCGACCGTGACGAGCGAGCGCCTGGCGGCCAGCACCGCCTCTTTCTGCACGCCGACGATGCCTTCGATCAGCACATTGCCTTTGCGGTCGGCGCGCTGCGCGTGGATGATCGTCACGTCAGGCCGGATCGCCGGCACGGCCGCGAGCACCTCGCCGGTGAAGGGACAGGTAACGCTTCTGATGTTGGCGTTCACCTTCGGCAGGTCGGCGCCGATATAGCCGCGCAACGTTGCGAAGGGCAGGTTCGCAGCGCCCGCCTCGTAGGCGTTCGCCATCGCCGCATGCGAATGCTCCTCGATTTGAAGCGGTCGCGGCCATTGATTTTCCACCGCGTCGCGGAAGCGGTGCAGCGAGCCGACGCCGGGATTGCCGCCCCAGGAGAATTTCATCCCGCGCGCCGCGCCGACGCCGATCAGCTGGTCATAGAGAATATCCGGCGTCATGCGCACGAGGAACAGGTCTCTCCTGCCCTGGCGGATCACCTCATGGCCGGCGGCATAGGGGATCAGATGGGTGAACCCTTCCATGGCGACGGTATCGCCATCCCTGACGTTCTCCGCCACCGCTTCGGCGAGCGACACGATACGAGCCATTAAAACCCTCCCTTCGTTTTTATTGCCGGCCTGCCGCTGGCCTTTTACGGCGGCATTCGGCAGCGGCTGCTGGTAATAAGCGCGCAGTTTCGAAGGCCGTCAAACATTTTGTGCGATATTTGACTTTTGTTCGTATATCGCACAATCTAGAGGTGAAACGGCAGGAGATGTCATGCGGGAAACGGATTTCGTCAGCGGCTTTGCCCGCGGGTTGCGGGTGATCGAAGCCTTCGGCGAGGCGCAGCCGCGTCTTTCGATCGCGGACGCCGCGAAGATCACCGGACTCGACCGGGCGACGGTCCGGCGGTCGCTGCTGACGCTGTCGGAACTGGGTTATGCCGACTATGACGGCAAGTTTTTCACGCTCACTCCGAGGATCCTGAGGCTCGGGCACGCCTATCTTTCGGCGACGCCGCTGCCGACGATCGTCCAGCCCTATCTCGACCAGCTTTCGGAAAAGGCGGGCCAGAGCGCCTCCGCCTCAGTGCTGGACGGCACCGAGATCGTCTATGTGGCACGCGCCTCGCAGCGCCGGGTGATGTCCATCAACCTGACGCCGGGCTCGCGCCTTCCCGCCTATTGCGCCTCGATGGGCCGCGTCCTGCTCGCCGCGCTTCCCGAGCCGGAGGCGCGCGCCATCCTCGCCCGCTCGGAGCTGAGGGCCAATACGCCGAAAACGAAGACCGATCCGGAGGAACTGATGGCGGAGCTCAGCCGGGTTCGCGCGCAAGGCTATGCAATCATCGATCAGGAACTCGAGCTCGGGCTATGCTCGATCGCGGTGCCGCTGATGAACGCGCGCAACCAGGTCATTGCCGCGCTCAATATCGGCGCTCCCGCGGCTCACGTCGCGGCCGCTGAACTGGCGGAGCGCTACCTGCTGTTGCTCAAGGAGACGCAGGCGGCACTGCGGCCGCTGGTACAGTAGCCGAGTCTCTGTTCCGAAAAATCCGCATTCGGCACCTGAGACCCGGCTTCGCTTTCGGTGGAGAGAGCGAACGTTGGCGTGGCCGTCAGCCGCGCCGAGCCGCCTCGATCGCGGCGACGTCGATCTTCCCCATATCCAGCATCGCAACAAACGCGCGTTTTGCTTCATCGCCGCCCGCAGCCAGCCCCTCGGTCAGCACGCGCGGCGTGATTTGCCACGAGACGCCCCATTTGTCCTTGCACCAACCGCACGCACTTTCCTGACCGCCATTGCTGACGATGGCGTTCCAATAGCGGTCGGTCTCTTCTTGATCGTCAGTGGCGATCTGGAATGAGAAGGCTTCGCTATGTTTGAACATGGGCCCACCATTGAGGCCGATACACGGGATGCCGGCGACGGTGAATTCGACCGTCAGCACGTCGCCCGCCTTGCCGGACGGGTAGTCGCTGGGAGCTCGGAAG
The Ensifer sp. WSM1721 genome window above contains:
- a CDS encoding CoA transferase subunit A; translated protein: MARIVSLAEAVAENVRDGDTVAMEGFTHLIPYAAGHEVIRQGRRDLFLVRMTPDILYDQLIGVGAARGMKFSWGGNPGVGSLHRFRDAVENQWPRPLQIEEHSHAAMANAYEAGAANLPFATLRGYIGADLPKVNANIRSVTCPFTGEVLAAVPAIRPDVTIIHAQRADRKGNVLIEGIVGVQKEAVLAARRSLVTVEEIVDELSPPSPNSVVLPSWAVTAVAHVPGGAFPSYAHGYYPRNNAFYIRWDEISRDRETFAAWIKENVLDATPEDFAGHAAKISAKVA
- a CDS encoding IclR family transcriptional regulator, producing the protein MRETDFVSGFARGLRVIEAFGEAQPRLSIADAAKITGLDRATVRRSLLTLSELGYADYDGKFFTLTPRILRLGHAYLSATPLPTIVQPYLDQLSEKAGQSASASVLDGTEIVYVARASQRRVMSINLTPGSRLPAYCASMGRVLLAALPEPEARAILARSELRANTPKTKTDPEELMAELSRVRAQGYAIIDQELELGLCSIAVPLMNARNQVIAALNIGAPAAHVAAAELAERYLLLLKETQAALRPLVQ
- a CDS encoding glyoxalase family protein yields the protein MAKNTICLWYDKDAEAAARFYAETFPNSSIGAIFRAPSDYPSGKAGDVLTVEFTVAGIPCIGLNGGPMFKHSEAFSFQIATDDQEETDRYWNAIVSNGGQESACGWCKDKWGVSWQITPRVLTEGLAAGGDEAKRAFVAMLDMGKIDVAAIEAARRG